A window from Mytilus edulis unplaced genomic scaffold, xbMytEdul2.2 SCAFFOLD_1940, whole genome shotgun sequence encodes these proteins:
- the LOC139505845 gene encoding zinc finger MYM-type protein 2-like — translation MDRCLQRVKVVVEVRKQDGLEYPPKSLYYIICGLLRHLRDEEIHDKNFLNENDIRFAVFRKVLNAKMKELASRGLGSTTKQADPITKEDEEKIWNSGVFGCDNSVALQNTVFFYNRKLFGMRGYDEHRNLECEQFSIGIVTVPKVDSSISLVGLVKLSAED, via the coding sequence ATGGACAGATGTCTACAGCGGGTCAAAGTTGTTGTTGAAGTACGGAAACAAGATGGACTTGAATACCCCCCAAAATCACTGTATTATATAATTTGTGGACTTTTGAGACATTTGAGAGACGAGGAAATCCATGACAAGAATTTTCTAAATGAAAATGACATTAGGTTTGCCGTTTTCCGTAAGGTACTAAACGCTAAAATGAAGGAATTAGCCTCCCGGGGACTCGGAAGTACTACGAAACAGGCCGACCCCATCACCAAAGAGGACGAAGAAAAAATTTGGAATTCTGGAGTGTTCGGCTGTGACAATTCCGTGGCGTTACAAAATACAGTTTTCTTTTACAACCGTAAACTGTTTGGAATGCGGGGTTATGATGAGCACAGAAATTTGGAGTGTGAACAGTTTTCTATCGGCATTGTGACGGTTCCGAAAGTAGATTCATCCATTTCACTGGTAGGACTAGTAAAACTTTCAGCGGAGGATTAA